Proteins co-encoded in one Acidobacteriota bacterium genomic window:
- a CDS encoding type II toxin-antitoxin system VapC family toxin: MTHVFWDTNLFIYLLDAHSQFRTPVSSLRQKMLVSGSDLVTSTMTLGEVMTGPRRHNHEPLAQQYKSAITQVATIVPLDERAADIYSSIRASHRVKPPDAIQLACAAAYGVELFVTNDEDLHKLRIPGIHFIVSIQTALQLIH; the protein is encoded by the coding sequence GTGACTCACGTTTTCTGGGACACCAATCTCTTCATCTACCTACTTGATGCGCATTCTCAATTCCGTACTCCAGTAAGCTCGTTGCGGCAAAAAATGCTGGTTTCCGGTTCCGATCTTGTGACTTCGACAATGACGCTTGGCGAAGTCATGACCGGTCCGCGCCGCCATAACCACGAGCCTCTGGCGCAACAATATAAATCGGCCATCACACAGGTTGCGACCATCGTCCCTCTCGATGAAAGAGCCGCAGACATTTATTCCAGCATCCGCGCCTCTCACCGAGTGAAGCCACCCGATGCCATCCAACTGGCATGCGCAGCTGCTTATGGAGTTGAACTGTTCGTGACCAACGATGAAGATCTGCACAAGCTCCGGATTCCTGGTATCCACTTCATCGTCTCCATCCAAACCGCCCTCCAGCTAATCCATTGA
- a CDS encoding Gfo/Idh/MocA family oxidoreductase — translation MAISRREFSKLGALGIAAHALSPFSFYGQSTQKKIGYCVIGLGRIADHHMRGIAQGSSSQVVALVSGHRDKAERIAAQYGVPKTSIYSYEELERIRDNKAIDAVIVCLPNSMHAEYTVRSAKTGKHVLCEKPMSVSVPEAEEMIAACKAANVKLMIAYRLHYEPINLKAIKLIRDGTLGRVEAISSVNGFNIARGEWRSTHALGGGGPLMDVGIYSLNAVRYLTGEEPDQFTAVASTPDHDGRFDGVEENLVWTMRLPSGTLASCATTYGASMPGMYKVFGSKGTLEVGSFNYQGLHLKATYKERPDAPAINIDETNQELDPMQFVRQIDHFSDCIAQNRTPNTPGEEGLRDMQYIRSIYRAAGIDFS, via the coding sequence ATGGCGATCTCACGAAGAGAGTTTTCGAAGCTCGGAGCACTTGGCATTGCAGCCCATGCACTCTCACCGTTCTCGTTCTACGGTCAGTCCACTCAGAAGAAGATCGGCTACTGCGTCATCGGCCTGGGCCGCATTGCCGATCACCACATGCGAGGAATCGCGCAGGGCTCGTCATCGCAGGTTGTTGCACTCGTGAGCGGTCATCGCGATAAGGCCGAGAGGATCGCCGCGCAATACGGCGTCCCGAAGACCTCCATCTATAGCTACGAAGAGCTGGAGCGTATCCGCGATAACAAAGCCATCGACGCCGTCATCGTCTGCCTGCCCAACAGCATGCACGCCGAATACACGGTTCGCTCGGCGAAAACAGGCAAGCATGTTTTGTGTGAAAAGCCGATGAGTGTCTCCGTGCCCGAGGCTGAGGAGATGATCGCCGCATGCAAGGCGGCCAACGTCAAGCTGATGATCGCTTACCGCCTGCACTACGAACCCATCAACCTCAAAGCGATCAAGCTGATCCGCGACGGAACCCTTGGAAGGGTCGAGGCCATCAGTAGCGTCAACGGCTTCAACATCGCGCGAGGCGAGTGGCGCTCCACCCACGCGCTGGGTGGCGGCGGCCCGCTGATGGATGTCGGCATCTACTCACTGAATGCAGTGCGCTATCTCACCGGCGAAGAGCCGGATCAGTTCACCGCTGTTGCCAGCACACCCGACCACGATGGTCGCTTTGATGGCGTCGAAGAGAACCTCGTCTGGACGATGCGCCTCCCTTCCGGCACTCTGGCCAGTTGTGCAACAACCTATGGAGCATCCATGCCCGGCATGTACAAGGTCTTTGGTTCGAAGGGCACGCTTGAGGTCGGCTCCTTCAACTACCAGGGCCTGCATCTTAAGGCCACTTACAAAGAGAGGCCGGATGCGCCTGCTATCAACATCGATGAGACCAATCAAGAACTCGACCCGATGCAGTTCGTCAGGCAAATTGACCACTTCAGCGACTGCATCGCCCAGAACCGCACGCCAAACACCCCAGGCGAAGAAGGACTTCGGGATATGCAGTACATCCGATCGATCTACCGCGCAGCGGGAATCGACTTCAGCTAG